Proteins encoded in a region of the bacterium genome:
- a CDS encoding sugar transferase, with the protein MTTLTFVAFLADLVLAGFAFVAAYYLKISLPAPLSSLDPLSEYGWLFLMYVVLFVFTNYLNGFYTFGRTLTSGEIVGYTFRSNGIALIAVMVVFFVFKVQTVSRLFVVLFAAVNVALAMLSKLAIRRITGNLQRRGYNVINALLIGSGEQAEEFLQNLLRHPELGYRVIGAVDVDRARIGHKVQGVPVIGHIDQLHDILVREQIDEVFCAVPAPQIGDLPNLIWVCEEIGIRFSIVADFIRTSIAKSSVRYVLDVPLLTFSTTPSAVWQLFIKSMIDRMAAGMALLLLSPLFAAIAIAIKLTTGGAVFFTQKRCGLNGRVFTMFKFRTMVENAEQLQEELRRYNEMDGPVFKMKRDPRVTVVGRFLRRFSLDELPQLYNVLRGEMSLVGPRPPIPEEVTRYERWQRRRLSMRPGLTCFWQISGRNEIDFQEWMRLDLKYIDNWSLKLDFQIIGKTIPVVITGRGAS; encoded by the coding sequence GTGACTACCCTCACATTCGTCGCTTTTCTCGCCGACCTCGTGCTGGCCGGGTTCGCGTTTGTCGCGGCGTATTATCTCAAGATATCGCTGCCCGCGCCGCTGTCGTCCCTCGATCCGCTTTCCGAATACGGCTGGCTGTTCCTCATGTACGTCGTGCTGTTCGTCTTTACCAACTACCTGAACGGATTTTACACCTTCGGGCGAACGCTGACCTCCGGAGAGATCGTCGGATACACCTTCCGCTCCAACGGCATCGCCCTCATCGCCGTGATGGTCGTCTTTTTCGTATTCAAGGTGCAGACGGTTTCCCGCCTTTTCGTCGTCCTTTTCGCCGCCGTCAATGTCGCGCTGGCGATGCTGTCGAAGCTCGCGATCCGCCGCATCACCGGAAATCTGCAGCGCCGCGGCTACAACGTCATCAACGCGCTTCTCATCGGCTCGGGCGAACAGGCCGAGGAGTTTCTTCAGAACCTGCTGCGTCACCCGGAGCTCGGTTATCGCGTGATCGGCGCGGTCGATGTCGATCGCGCGCGCATCGGGCACAAGGTCCAGGGCGTGCCGGTCATCGGGCACATCGACCAGCTCCACGATATCCTGGTTCGCGAGCAGATCGACGAGGTCTTTTGCGCCGTGCCCGCGCCGCAAATCGGCGACCTGCCGAATCTCATCTGGGTTTGTGAGGAGATCGGCATCCGTTTTTCGATCGTCGCCGATTTCATCCGCACGTCCATCGCCAAAAGCAGCGTGCGCTATGTGCTGGACGTTCCGTTGTTGACGTTTTCGACGACGCCGTCGGCGGTGTGGCAACTGTTCATCAAGTCCATGATCGACCGCATGGCCGCCGGCATGGCGCTTCTTTTGCTGTCGCCCCTGTTCGCCGCGATCGCGATCGCGATCAAGCTGACGACCGGCGGGGCGGTCTTCTTCACGCAAAAGCGCTGCGGCCTGAACGGCCGCGTCTTCACGATGTTCAAGTTCCGCACGATGGTCGAAAACGCGGAACAGCTTCAGGAAGAGCTTCGCCGCTACAACGAGATGGACGGCCCCGTGTTCAAGATGAAACGCGATCCGCGCGTGACGGTCGTGGGCCGTTTCCTGCGCCGATTTTCGCTCGACGAACTGCCTCAGCTCTACAACGTTTTGCGCGGCGAGATGAGCCTTGTCGGCCCGCGCCCGCCGATCCCCGAGGAGGTGACGCGCTACGAGCGCTGGCAGCGCCGCCGCCTGTCGATGCGCCCCGGGCTCACCTGCTTCTGGCAGATATCCGGCCGCAACGAAATCGACTTTCAGGAGTGGATGCGGCTTGATCTGAAATACATCGACAACTGGTCGCTGAAGCTCGATTTCCAGATCATCGGCAAGACGATCCCGGTCGTCATCACCGGCCGCGGCGCAAGCTAA